In Catenulispora sp. GP43, one genomic interval encodes:
- a CDS encoding TetR/AcrR family transcriptional regulator — translation MTGEVTHKAPPLRADARENRDRILDAARALFAEHGLDASMREVARHAGVGPATLYRRFPTKQALIDDVFADELRACQQIVLDGCADPDPWRGFASVVERLSVLNVQNQGFVDAFMAANPGSPAFAHHRADLLRRIRTLTTRAKRTGQLRPDFVLDDLNLFLLACRGLSGTAPANRTPAARRFAALALDGFRASETNGVLPRQPRLVAEVLRVPQYG, via the coding sequence ATGACCGGAGAAGTGACTCACAAGGCGCCGCCGCTTCGTGCCGACGCCCGCGAGAACCGCGACAGGATCCTCGACGCCGCCCGAGCCCTGTTCGCCGAGCACGGCCTCGACGCCTCGATGCGGGAGGTGGCCCGGCACGCCGGAGTGGGCCCGGCGACCCTCTACCGGCGCTTCCCGACGAAGCAGGCCCTCATCGACGACGTCTTCGCCGACGAACTGCGCGCCTGCCAGCAGATCGTCCTCGACGGTTGCGCCGACCCGGACCCGTGGCGCGGCTTCGCCTCCGTCGTGGAGCGACTCAGTGTGCTGAACGTTCAGAACCAGGGTTTCGTCGACGCTTTCATGGCGGCCAACCCAGGCTCCCCCGCGTTCGCCCACCACCGCGCAGACCTCCTGCGCCGCATCCGCACGCTCACCACCCGGGCCAAGCGCACCGGACAGCTGCGGCCCGACTTCGTCCTCGACGACCTCAACCTGTTCCTCCTGGCCTGCCGCGGCCTGTCGGGCACCGCCCCCGCCAACAGGACGCCCGCCGCACGCCGCTTCGCCGCGCTCGCCCTGGACGGTTTCCGGGCGAGCGAGACGAACGGTGTCCTGCCGCGGCAGCCTCGGCTGGTCGCGGAGGTGCTTCGCGTGCCTCAATACGGTTAG